The Fluviispira vulneris sequence ACTCCTGATATGCCACCTTCTCGAACATTTATATAGAAATCATTTAATGCGACAAGTCCGCCAAATTTTACTGTTACGTTTGAAATAGAAAGGATATTATTAGTCATTTGTCTTTCTCATTTTGTTTATTCTCTCAAATAAAGAAGCAACACCTTTTGGATTAAGGAGCATTATAAAAACAACAAGAACAGAAAATATAAGTGTTCTATTCGATAAAATAGAGTCAATTATTGGGATGAGCGAAGGTAACAAAAATCCTTTATCAGACATAATCAATAAATATGGATTAATCAGTTGAGGAATGAAGCGCAATACTTCTGGAATTATAACTATAATAAACGCTCCAAAAATACTTCCAAATACACTATACATTCCGCCAATGACAACTGCTAGTACGAGAACGACACTATTGTAAAATCCTGCTTCATCAGGGCTGATAAATTGGAGAGTATGTGCATAGAATACACCTGCTAAACCTGCAAGAGAGCTACCTAATAGAAAAGAAATTAATTTTGTTTTGTAAATATTAATACCTAGGCTTCTAGCAGATATCTCATCATCACGGGTTGCTCTGACTGCATAGCCTAAATTAGTTTTATAAAACCTTATTATAAATAAAAAGATTAAGACCATAATAGAAAAAATAAGGAGTGGAGAACCTAATTTAGGTATGTCTTTAAAACCTCTCGTTCCACCAACAAAATCTAGGTTTTTAAAAAAAGTAGCTACAATTTCACCGACTCCTAAGGTTGCCATCGCTAAATAATCACCCCGTAACTTTAAGCAGGGTATAGCCACTATTAATCCAGTAA is a genomic window containing:
- a CDS encoding branched-chain amino acid ABC transporter permease, with translation MIDFLNYSQLPFIMFSILAIQAMSLQLILGGTGLLSLGHAAFYTVGGYTSAMFTVFLAPLLGINDTSLLLICACLVGMIAAALTGLIVAIPCLKLRGDYLAMATLGVGEIVATFFKNLDFVGGTRGFKDIPKLGSPLLIFSIMVLIFLFIIRFYKTNLGYAVRATRDDEISARSLGINIYKTKLISFLLGSSLAGLAGVFYAHTLQFISPDEAGFYNSVVLVLAVVIGGMYSVFGSIFGAFIIVIIPEVLRFIPQLINPYLLIMSDKGFLLPSLIPIIDSILSNRTLIFSVLVVFIMLLNPKGVASLFERINKMRKTND